From the genome of Pseudanabaena sp. PCC 7367:
TCAAGATAGTCGGCCACTGTAGTTTCTCTATCGTGCTTGGCAGCAATATAGAGGGCTTCAACCATGATGCGCGCTGCATTATCGATTTCAAAATCAGCCTGTAACCTCTGCCACAGCTGCCGCCATTGTTGATTAGGCAATAGGTCTTGCTGCCAGGTGCAGTAAATAAAGGCACGGGGTTTACGCCTGAGGCTATCAATTACATGGCGGTAGTTAATACAGCGAGCACGGCGGATTTTGGCTGACCCATGTACTCGCAAACGGGGTAGTTCCACCACTTGTTGCTGCCCCAAATAACCGACCAGGCGGTTGTGATAGATATGAATATTCAGCTGCCTGCCAATCAGTCTTGATGGCACCGTGTAAAGAATGCAGCGCACCGAAATGGTGCTGTGGCAGGTCACCCGCACCGTCAATTCTTCGTAATCGGCACAGCGATATCTCGGTAGTGGTTGTAGGGTTACTTTTTCCTCGGCAAACTTGGCGCTGCATTTACAATTGAGCTTGGCAACCACCTGCTCGATAAATTCTTGATATGCACTCACTGACTCAAACTCAAAGCTGCCACGCAAATACAGAGCTTGGCGCAACCGGCGCTTGAAATGTCCATGGGGAGATTCGATGGAGCCATTTTCATGAGCCACGCCTGGGTTATTGCGACTTGGACTCATGCCATAGTGTTCACATAGCTCGGCATAGAATTGGGTTAGTGGTTTATGCCGTTTGCCCGCCATATTCCGATAGGCAGCACTCAAATTATCGGTGCGATGCTGCTTTGGTACACCACCACAGGCATGCAGCGCATTCTGTAATCCTTCAGACAAGCCGATAAAGCTCTCGCCACCCTCGATTACCTGCACATATTGCCAGCCACTGTAGGCCAGACGGTAGTGGTACAGCAGGTGCTCATATTGTTTCCCTTTGATGGTAACTTCCACCTGTTTGAGCTCGGTAAAATCTGATAGACCCATTTCGCCGGGCTGATGGCGGATCTCAAACATTACCTCCTGCGGTTTGCCATGGATACTTTTCCATACCTGCACTCGCCTTTGTAAGGTACGCAATTGTTGCTCATATTGGCCTGGATAATGCTCGGCTAGATATTCATACAATGTCATCGCCTCTAGACGAGGCTCACGTCGAAGCATTGGCTCTAGCTCTTCCTCCCACACTCCTGATAGCGGATCTCGGCGGGTGCGCCAATCTCGCTCACCTTTACTCTTGGGCTGGTGTTTGCCTTGCTCAATACGGCTGCCGCTACGGACTGATATGCCGGCAATCTCGGCTGACTCATTTTGATTGCAGCCGACCTCTCGTGCTTTCTTGTACACTTGCACTTGATATTGTTTTATATATTGACCTGACACTGCTGACGTTCCACTTTCCTGTTTGAACGTCTTTAGTGTCTTTCTTTTTCCCGTTTTGATCTCTTTTTTCTAGTTGACGCCTACCTCCACTTGCGATCTCATATCCTTGCTGGCGATCATCTTTTTATGCCAAGTAATCGTCATCCAGACGCCAAGGTAATTGTCGCCTAACACTTTGAAACCCATACACGATTTATATACATGAATATTGTCTTTTTAACCAATGCTGCAACCCGCTTTGAAAAATAACACTAAACAAAGACCAGATTGCCAGGGTTAGCTAATGACTGTTGAACGATCGCAATGAACATCGCCATTGGTATTGGCAATGATGAGCACATCCCGCAAACTTATGCCAGACCCAGCATTACTGCCATCATTCCCATCGGCAATTGTATTTACATTAAAGGTTGCCATCCGCCAAAGCACTCCTCACAATTACATCACTAAGATAAATAATAAATAATAAAGTGAAAAAGGTTTAGCAGCAGCAACTTAATTAGTTCTTTTCAAGATTCACGAATGCGAATTTAATTTACACTCCCGATTACTGGTTTGCTCTAGCACAAACCGCTTAAACTAACTGTCCACTTTTTGAGGTGGAGCCACACCTCCAGATCTAGCATTTTTGCAATCTTGTAAAAGCTGCTCTAACTGCTCCGTAGTTAACGTTTCAGGTGCTTCAATCCTGTTAGTCCAGTAAAGCTGACACCGCCACACTTGCCTGATTAATTGTTCTCGGTTAGTCAATGTATCGGACAAATCTGGTTTTTGGGATGGGAACGCACAAGAGCCACCAGAATTAGCCATCACCTTAGCGTTGGCAATTTGATGCTGATTATCTATGGTCAGCCTGCTTTGGTTTATCCAATTAGTAGTAGGCCATACTCCACCAGCCCTACCAACATTGCCTTGATCCAGAGGTAAATTGTCACAGAGCCTGATCGCATCAAAACGGTTTCCGGTCTTCACTTCGTGCGACACTTCGGTGCTGGCCGCAAAGTACAGCGTGGAGAAGGTATCACCGATATCTGTCTGCTCTTCTATACTGGTGCAAATTTTGTCAATCCGGTGGTCAAGCTCTCCGGTCGCTTTCATCGAATCGGATTGATCGACCACGAGGTACAATGCTACCGGCATCTGCTGCATTTGGAACCAAAGGGAAGCAAACACCGGCACTAAAAAGAGCAGAGTCATAAACAATGCTCCGCTTGAGCTTTGTATTTTTTGCGTTATCGCCATATAATTAAGCTCCATGAATATAACGTCATGTGCACCTTTATCCCAGATATGCTGTCTGTAAAGGTGCTGGGGGGATTGTGCCGTATTTCTATAAACCCACCCCGCCAGGTGGGATACAAGAGAAATACACGCCTTTCCCCCAATAATATTTAAAAGCAAACCACTTGTTCTGACTAGATCTAAGCTGTAATAGTCAGCTATAATTAGGCATAGATAATTTCTACCCTCCTAAGCAAGTAACTAACAAGTAACTAAGTAATAATAGTCATTAAAAACCCCAAAAACCATAAAATATTAGTTTTTAGTGCTTACAATCGCGTTTTGGCTGGTAAATTTAATACATACTAACAATCATAAGCTGGTAAAATAATTACATGCTAAAAGCATACCATGATAAATATCATGATATTTATAAGGCATTGCAAGCTAATGCTCTATAAAAGTTCGCAATTATTATTTTCAGTAATGCCATTTTGTCGTGGATGACGATCGTCGAGCTCAGGAATTAAAAAAATATCTGCTAGATATCCTCATTGGCATACCAGGATTAAGTGCCGATTCGATCGGACATGTCCTTTTTGGGCTTCCATTGAGAGAGGAAAGAACAAAAAATGAAGGTAGGAAAGCTCACATAAAGCTTCAAACAGTCAGTGAGCTAGTTAATGGTCTCACCCATGTACTGCAAGCTATTGAAGAACAGCCAGATCTGTTTTTAAGCAATCAAAAGAACCAAAAAGTTAAGCCGAATGCTCAAAAACCTTCTAGAGAGGATATTCTGCGTGCCTTTCATATGCAGAGCCAACTCACTTGGGAAGAGCGTGAACAACTAGGCTTACGAGCCGGTGATGACGATATTCTGGTGCAGCAAGCGTTACTTAATCTGGCTCTATATCCTGGGCAACATCGCAAGCAGCAGATTATAGATCTTTATAAGGCCTCAATCGGTGCTGATTTTTCGGAGTCACCCTCTGAGCCAATTACAAGCCTTGATGATGTTGATGGCTGTATTAACAAATTTTTTGAGCTACGGCTACAAGAACACAAGCTACTAATAGGTAAGGTAAAAAATGCAATTACACGTCTGCTATTGCAGGCAGGTACAGGTCAGATGCGCTTCATTAGTTTTAATGACCAGGATCAATATGTTAAAAGGTTTTTACCGCATGCTTTTGTGGAGCGCTTCACGCAAGTTGTTGTTGATAATAACCTGCTCAATCAAGAACTACCAGTCTATATTCAAGGAATTACCATCAATCATCTTGGTCCTCTGCCAGTACCAATCCACAAGGGAAATAAAGCACAAGGTGTATTTCATAAGGAATTGTTAGAGCTTCATTTTCCACAATATGAACCTCTTCACACACCCATAGATACAATTTTTGAGCAATTATTATCACGAAAGACATCCGAGGCAGAGGTTGAGTTCTATGTCCGGATAAAAGAAGAAGATAATGATGATCAAAATAATAAAAATAGATCCTACACCCCCTTCTCTAAAAGGGTTTATGAAAAGCTAAAAACACAGGTTGAAGGAAAATCTCGAATTCACTTCACAATAAAAAGCTCTGGGTTGGGAGGCACTCTTTCTCAAGTAATACGGGTAATCAATAAGGCTTTATTCTGGGGTATTAATTGCTTACAGGATGATTATTTCCCGATCGCCCATGATGTCTTGATCCACCAGGACATTATTCAGAACAATGTTCCTTCAGCAGTTTGGTCTCATTGCTTAGTGAAGCTTTGTCGCTATGAAACGATTGAAAAAGCATTAACAGCTAGCTACCAACCTTTGCAGAAAAAAGGGGAAAGCAATCCTATTAACATCTCTAATGAATCCTACTATATGGGTATTCGCTCTTATGAAGAATTCACCTTCATTGATCCAATAGGTCGTGGAGATTACTGTCATTTTGACGTACTAGCCAGTGCAGCTAAGGCTGCTCTCCAGGCGCGTCTGCGGGCAGTTAATTTAACAGGGATTCCATCTCAGACTTATGTGCATGATTTACTACATCGCGTAGAACAACAATACATCATTGATGAGGCAAAGGCCTTGGTGACTGGCTATCCATTTTCATCCTTTGCCATGGAGAGTTGGTTAAGGACAGAATTATTGCCAGATAAAGTCAAAGTAGACGTTAAGTCATTCTCTTACGCTACCTTTGATGCCTACCTCACGATCACTGAGACTTTCCTAACTGAAGGCTCATACCGTAGTGCCTTCAAGTATTTAGATGTATTAAAACGATTATTAGATCATATATCTAAAAGTTGGGTTTATTGGTGTGACAAATACGAAACACAGTATAGTCGCTACAACGACATGGAAAAATACGCTTTTTCAGGCTCTTTGCTTGTCCGCTATGAACTATGTCTAGCTGAATATTTCTATGTCTTAGACTGGCAATCGGAGTTAGCATCAGAACAGACTCATTATTTCCTTGCGGATGAGCAATTACGAGATACGAAAGATTGTCTGGGTAATGCATGGCAAGCATTAGACCGGGCAGAACAGTTGCTCACAGTCAGATTGGCTAAATATTATGTGATCCATGAGGTTTCTCAGGCCACCTTTGCCCCCTATTACAAGTTGCTCTCTAAAATCTATCTATTGAGGGCAAAAATGTTGCTGTTCTTTCCTACAGCGGCTGGCACGGTAAATCCTGTGTACAAACTACCGACTGATTCTAAGCGCATTGCTAATAGAACAGAACCAAAGCATATTCATGGGGGACGTTTGTTTCTTCTAGAACGTGCTCGTTTATATGCAGCTTGCAACGGGGATGATGAACTATATGTTATTTGTACAGCTTATCAGTGTCTAGCCTTACTAATGGCTTCATTCGTTCGAGATGGCTTTACGATCGATGCGGCGAATCAGTTGGGCATTTCTATGACACCTGGCGATTGCCGCACTTGGGCACAGCAGCGTCGTGATCATGCATTGCTTCGTTATACCGCCACTGGTAAGCGTTGCTATCACGAGATCAAACGAAATAGCGGCATGTCTTCCGATTTGGCCAAAGAACATCGCATATTTGGGCGCTATGAAATTGATGCGGTGCCAAATATCCGTGAGACGATCGGTGAGCATCCACCTGGCTACAAAAAACTCAAATTACAGGGGGAAATGCATGATGAATCTGAGGTGATCAATGAGTTCTTATATCTCGATATGCGCTTCTTAATGCTACCTAGAAGTACGGTTGATCCAGATGATCCCCAAAGCAAACAATTGATTTATATGTTTGGGCCAACATCGTGCTATTTATTTTTAATTCGCGGCCTCTGCCATCTGTGTAGCAATAACCAGACAGAATTTGGTGATCAGAGCCCTCAATTAACTGAAACAAATGATTTAGATTTAAATGATTGGGACAAAAAGCTAGAAGAATGCTATCGCCTATTTACCTATGCATGGGCAATTGCTGATGATGGTGGTGTTATTGAGCAAATGGCTACCGAAGAAGGCAAATGGAGAATTAGACGCTACACCGAGGCTAGAAATAAGGCGACCCATGATCTTCACGCTACTAGTATCCGGGATCTTTATCCATACCGGGTGACAGATATTGCTGATCTGGGTAAAGTATTTGCCGCTATCTGCGCCACTTTGAGGATTTATACTCAATCTAATGCTCAGGAACGTCATCATGAAATAGCATGGCTGTTTAACGGTTTAAAAGGCCAAGAGAGCTTTCAAAAGGATAATTCACTAGGTCAAGCCTTGAAGGGTCAACGGCGCTATAATGGCCACCTGGCTACGTATTTAGACAAATGTCAGGCCAAAATCAAGGAAGCAGCTCAAAATGCCCAATACAATGCAGCATCTATTCTGGAGGAGAGAGATAGTCTAGTAAGCGACATTTTTGAATTGACTGCCTGTGCTCATGAAACCGATCCTTGTTGATTCTGATACCCCTACTTTGTCAAATCAGGTGCATCTTTCAAATCCTCATCGGCCAGATCCTCAAAATCAATATTTTCATATAGCAGTGAGAGGGGAAACTCCAGATTAAGGCTAAAAATATGAATTAAGGGATCGGCTGCTGATGCTTCAATCGTGGTGGATGAATATTCCCAGGTGCGATCGCGTCGCTGGTAAACTTCAATCCTGGGTTGCTCTGGGTTAATTAGGATATAGGTTTGTAAGGTATCGAGCAGCATATAGGTTTGTTGCTTGATGCCGCGATCGCGGGCTTCGGCAGCAGGCGATAGTACCTCGGCCACCAGACAAGGATATTGCCAGAAATCACGGGCAAACCGATCGCGTTGATCGCAGGTGACCACAATGTCTGGATAGTAGTATTTCCCAGCTTTGATCATGACCTTGGCATCACTAACTGCAACCTTGCAGTTTTTACCACGTAAATGCGGGATCAGCAGGGCGGCGAAATTAGTAGCAACCTGGCTATGGGGAATGGTGCCCCCGGTCATGGCGATAATCTTGCCGTTCTCATATTCATATTTGAATTCTTGATTGGCTTCCCAGGTCAGATATGCTGCTGGCGACATGGTGGGTAAGTCGCTCTGTATCTCTTTATGGGCATCACCTTGGGCTTGGCTAATCATGGCATCTTCCTGGCTACATCAGGCAAGTTTGGTCAGCGATCAATGTAGATCAGTGTAGATCAGTGCAATAGTTAATAGAATAGATATCAATCGGGCTAAGTCATTATTGTAAGAAAAAAGAGCCAAGGTTAGTAATTATGCTATTGACCAGAGACTATCAAGAAACCATACAAGAAAGGGTGCAAAGCGATCCTGAATTTGCTAGTGGTTTGCTGAATGAAGCTATTTCACTTTTTCTAAATGGCGAACCAGAGGTAGCTAGATTCATGCCACGAGATCTGGTTAATGCCACAGTGGGATTTGAAGAATTGGCGATCGCTACGGCTAAGCCCAGCAAAAGCTTACACCGAATGCTATCAGCTCAAGGTAATCCGACTATGGATAATTTCGCAATTATTATTGATGTTTTGCGACGATATCTGAATGTAGAGATTCAAATCAATACTGTGCCCTGCAATTAGCTGCCAAGATTGGCCTAGCTAGTTCTATAAATTAACCAATTCGATCGAGATAAATAGGCCAAACACCAAATAATACAGAAATACATATAATCTTGAGGAATATATACTGATTATTGCTCGCTGCTATACAATAGTGGTAGTCAGCGCTCCCTGGTGCCCGATCCTAAATATTTGCACATTGCTGGATCAAGCCTTGATATTGGCGATATGATTAAGTTTCAGTCGTCTTAGCACCCTTTACATTTTACATGTCATATATACATATCAGTGTATATAAGCTAGT
Proteins encoded in this window:
- the istA gene encoding IS21 family transposase, which translates into the protein MSGQYIKQYQVQVYKKAREVGCNQNESAEIAGISVRSGSRIEQGKHQPKSKGERDWRTRRDPLSGVWEEELEPMLRREPRLEAMTLYEYLAEHYPGQYEQQLRTLQRRVQVWKSIHGKPQEVMFEIRHQPGEMGLSDFTELKQVEVTIKGKQYEHLLYHYRLAYSGWQYVQVIEGGESFIGLSEGLQNALHACGGVPKQHRTDNLSAAYRNMAGKRHKPLTQFYAELCEHYGMSPSRNNPGVAHENGSIESPHGHFKRRLRQALYLRGSFEFESVSAYQEFIEQVVAKLNCKCSAKFAEEKVTLQPLPRYRCADYEELTVRVTCHSTISVRCILYTVPSRLIGRQLNIHIYHNRLVGYLGQQQVVELPRLRVHGSAKIRRARCINYRHVIDSLRRKPRAFIYCTWQQDLLPNQQWRQLWQRLQADFEIDNAARIMVEALYIAAKHDRETTVADYLETQLQQGTLSLKALQQQFLLPQQQLSVPQLNVQQHSLSAYDQLLETKPEQYSEPDTQTATTLAHAPTLADYRAEGHPTALGLRPVLARSVRIGTGLSPTESDQTSSR
- a CDS encoding Uma2 family endonuclease translates to MISQAQGDAHKEIQSDLPTMSPAAYLTWEANQEFKYEYENGKIIAMTGGTIPHSQVATNFAALLIPHLRGKNCKVAVSDAKVMIKAGKYYYPDIVVTCDQRDRFARDFWQYPCLVAEVLSPAAEARDRGIKQQTYMLLDTLQTYILINPEQPRIEVYQRRDRTWEYSSTTIEASAADPLIHIFSLNLEFPLSLLYENIDFEDLADEDLKDAPDLTK
- a CDS encoding helix-turn-helix domain-containing transcriptional regulator translates to MLLTRDYQETIQERVQSDPEFASGLLNEAISLFLNGEPEVARFMPRDLVNATVGFEELAIATAKPSKSLHRMLSAQGNPTMDNFAIIIDVLRRYLNVEIQINTVPCN